One Plasmodium vivax chromosome 13, whole genome shotgun sequence genomic region harbors:
- a CDS encoding hypothetical protein, conserved (encoded by transcript PVX_085615A) — translation MNVVKKVLLLHLLVACQQILFAQSSKARKEEMNPLNFLPSSSLLYPLDFQQNWQASEPTPLEIHYDVPAYGYKDLLMALEYHNDLEHYDKERGEAKRRIVEEQNRLEENLWRKVQHLKMKEKNLQNGNFLRARKDQI, via the exons atgaatgtcGTGAAAAAGGTTCTTCTGCTTCACCTTCTAGTTGCGTGTCAGCAG ATACTGTTCGCCCAGTCGAGCAAGGcaagaaaggaagaaatgaacCCCCTGAATTTCCTGCCCAGCAGTTCTCTGCTGTACCCCCTGGATTTCCAGCAAAATTGGCAGGCGTCGGAGCCAACCCCCCTTGAGATTCACTACGACGTCcc GGCGTACGGATATAAAGATTTACTCATGGCACTTGAATACCACAACGATTTGGAACATTATGACAAAGAAAGG ggggaagcaaaaagaagGATCGTAGAGGAACAAAATAGGCTGGAAGAGAACCTCTGGAGGAAAGTACAGCACCTCAAGATGAAGGAAAA gaatttgcaaaatgggaacttCTTGAGGGCGCGCAAAGATCAGATATGA
- a CDS encoding hypothetical protein, conserved (encoded by transcript PVX_085620A): protein MKNKLAAELSGGPNRSPLRSPPRNERNERSYLREEDIFLYNKPKDLIYYSAKPKPSNGSPSSNELSMNRTELKKKSDDLVVTHVLQNEGNDVISCRGMSPEVGAKARKNYTGEEKGITGRGKEPVFGRNDSLGSKFRQGYIPPRGNHHEGEYHPHLSGKMDGTSYDREKRMALRMHYQMGDPPMGDPLQSLHQSRGEKIPNEGASILPSRLIKTEWAANPIGGRKNTHQEETPHDAIITKEVHRSSNYSFIDQSDAPERSHMSEVERKKNGTQGSSGSSTTRHRGHLSNLPHFGTLSDKEVEDAEDAADFSTASVMGSNDPKKSTQLRSCLNEGALRRANDSTNEDDAQGEVHKFNNTEQSLSDLIRAFQLKRAQNLGAPSGSTPEDSNTENGSAAPKKETPTRLDNCNNANKVRVAEKWVKRYEAPPQGIAQKGEELGEMKKGATLKMSHNKLVVSPSKWVPKDPFNKPKRSMSDDKTSPLCNRSGLADPMDTYGSTHQGESKLGHPENRGKDQMGYYPPRETNRIEFDEEGGDEYHLLNHQNGESTNGSCFVQGEGGPYEKVQFIPANCIIINGEEYHPFVEVLKNEQLIDSQENLTYPLMSQFMQPFVGSKGGVGNEDSNCGSFVERESCTDEDFLHQKDKLSRSINYIRQIKKANEQARYADSMEEKGKKNRQGEERARGEDEPYFVSPRFGTLSQEEVEEESQSNHVREAPSWGEKKNKRVNPLLLAKRHLREGLLNNARKQGNPKNGRSGNPNWALKNGRGALPQKTGKPVETPPKDRRVELVQNGDLARVHLNGEKVDTSNRPNGPNRPNRLNRLNLSDSPNSTELKRTGGICKSGANGRANAKKEDSPMKRDHVKDEKCAKKQTNTTLRRCPKIGSKKNDTNKPIKIKSHFISKQNNIPMYAVSMRNEPLKSVKMAKEERPQRHHNGRQQYGSQQCGSQQCGSQQYGSQQYGSLNRTGKIICERKKMKSKDKSILFQKGDSKKDTHQDTPVEASEKDDKNKIYNIPSCHSSSSFDHRPIHSLDSSNLSCDSQETQQVSTLASVRKQNFAKMKEMVSREREAVRRSAIVPYPKNGARGGKDKWENKREGKGEAKGEPKRDPPKEATPKRNALCRTKNVAPIETPICGRHEIGKGTKGIMGGNLTHNSVGTQLVEAHKAEDHNKSARKPILAKKNKREKYPLDIEASYKCKSIYIKINVDTNNEELLKHTQQKLPKRSLEFKLFTTKFVNGFIKSTESKIYNSSSIILQNAETDVFYNITIHVYSSVVSSLWLYGSASFYLTKFNVERFKLKMPSSVTFNKEGDISSGERSAPKGVPSSVLAGERNGESKGASQRGEPKIDSQNTPEKGKHGEPLFFTNAEGQNTQDYLLDEEVKDISLDGHSSSSFDDDLSSDESDVGMEHVNIGTNLGGSPNLALQRSGGHSDHDGDEQATPQRDDRAIPQRDDPSQRNNCTHNEGAVGSSTYDELILNFHELNKSKMKNEFQNVRCGKGDSPTSAVAEKDTSNGEEEDTLQHYHRVSSREQPSGGEVPPAEQPTASYPPATVKEENHRVEKPPHFDSYLDENSEGNLKFTKFLIEKGTHKIIPDSTKLVSSASLVKEDTSCCSFVLSSARSFKDSHESGSGSEEPQKGKRPPGGGPPLKRDNNNLKTNFFRSCASDAVTNILAEEKKSPEVEERLPMLGAHKEKLAQIGRVLSEKWAEDNNSNCMNIAHEVGGIPNESNPHTIKRHHLGGLTRVHLPPSGKETKGDHSRRHLHNSFVQIPSMEKWKKENGLRNDSHPLSGDPQPAEKEPNSASSLVFSRGTFVHKHEDANADGLEAAQGRDAQNEVSLLSEIRNVEKSTDEDSPHSSDLSASGHVQVKAKQCTSVSNEHGPLSRDTPSHDKGEELSKGNFRADKAPTFRDEAAKWGQPNRSDVKEATDSNCNRWILHKNGNVANKASAPNGVSAQSGIPNGKAVHKFGPWMNRGCYPPQGKYTLPGVSPYKAHQGRSVAMCNPVINPMLNPVINPVSNPVINPMCSATPDKLTKLQSKNVPVQFRTRAEEEKVKYAQRPYFNKTNGMVKLPNGGYLLQGNNTVGHTLGGDFANKFAQIGEERSPIGVRSGIPSGVRSGIPSGLRRGTPSSFRSGITNGVETKMHNSEDLLYRSDNYKSARCAYGAVDVPPLYTTGKTAFSKDPYVDLPHYALRQNYNGANCPSAPTQVVANQNAEMYAKESAPKIPSCEESTTKDTPHDGVNLPLRKSNPEEDGLPIVGVLSHKGEPQTGANNYPPSGDNNPHKDLNQAGDNSSYKKEPTPTFQTYLNGETADSLQGGFLPGQPGGPRSGKQNVNTVSSGQQHINPVSSGQQHINPISSGQQHINPISSGQQHINPISSVQRNINPISSGHHNVNPLNGSLPNGSHPPTSKLPASMQGITDRHLRQNGSPNSGPALYNPIVGANMPRVNNNIKMFAFNEEGIEAHLENQKRNKNQGKNPLYPYMQQNMRNYGAQMPNNFYNFKNGCYQPSGSPPDDAKIRAACLNQHAMNQNKNVLKKGSEQYFGRAVPKPAMCTYAPYGDKPYAPHNATLQNEHLKKCRFLYTEGLPSVATENPFSVFKTNQEKLSGPYSATASGNFNPVERAAHRADQNVQSRVGAYAPNGDARRVVVPGRAGQFPSPYVHWPQCAPQNVLHRSPHNANFNSSPINMHSEKENPSGISPPDGRSSPCSGYHPRGASLIKQSPPREEQKGQTGYPLRSLAKQPNQQGAKLTSSLASPNKVKGNTHLAVTFLDEPFIIKSDAHQGGEHQDGAHQDGAHKNGAFQGGPHKNGPFHDGAHPNKSPLESAPHMTRNHNPTSDEQLSSSTQANLPHQPNNCTEWEKSEGARKFDLKYNEINFKSIQCVEQTNGQFADHIYNMAKGCSTACSAREYTYTDNMCVKRENSFGKSRKFSPFFGLRNSGGNQSNTETEDLTESTQKKSPTAKSFQLSVQLGDREWGKIKFTREDTLDDKISEFIESNNLKKIFLSPFREKLKYMLQNDLPKWSMSITDLL, encoded by the coding sequence ATGAAGAACAAACTCGCAGCAGAGTTGAGCGGCGGCCCAAACCGCTCGCCACTTCGCTCCCCCCCGAGGAACGAACGTAATGAGAGGAGTTACCTTAGAGAGGAAGACATATTCCTTTATAACAAGCCTAAGGATTTGATCTACTATTCGGCTAAGCCCAAACCATCAAATGGTAGCCCCTCATCAAACGAGCTGAGCATGAACCGAACGGagctgaaaaagaaaagtgatGACTTGGTCGTTACtcacgttttgcaaaatgagggAAATGATGTGATCTCTTGTAGGGGGATGTCACCAGAGGTGGGAGCTAAGGCCAGGAAAAATTACACCGGTGAGGAGAAGGGCATcacggggaggggaaaagaaccCGTCTTCGGAAGGAACGACTCGTTAGGGAGCAAATTCCGCCAAGGGTATATCCCCCCCAGGGGCAACCACCACGAAGGTGAATATCACCCCCATTTGagcggcaaaatggatgGTACTTCATATGACAGGGAGAAACGAATGGCACTGCGAATGCATTACCAAATGGGGGATCCCCCAATGGGGGACCCACTGCAGTCTTTGCACCAAagcaggggggagaaaatccCAAATGAAGGGGCAAGCATCCTCCCGTCCAGGCTTATAAAAACAGAATGGGCTGCAAATCCAATAGGGGGCAGGAAAAACACCCACCAGGAGGAAACCCCGCATGATGCTATCATCACAAAAGAGGTGCACAGAAGCAGTAACTACTCCTTCATCGACCAGAGCGACGCACCGGAGAGGAGCCACATGAGTGaagtggaaagaaaaaaaaacggcaccCAAGGCAGCAGCGGAAGTAGCACCACAAGGCACAGGGGACATTTGTCAAATTTGCCACATTTCGGAACCCTATCGGATAAAGAGGTGGAAGATGCGGAAGATGCAGCCGACTTCAGCACCGCCAGTGTGATGGGATCAAACGACCCGAAGAAGAGCACGCAGCTACGAAGCTGTCTTAATGAAGGCGCACTGAGAAGGGCAAACGACTCGACAAATGAAGATGATGCCCAAGGCGAGGTGCACAAATTTAACAACACGGAGCAGAGTCTAAGTGACCTAATTAGAGCCTTTCAGTTGAAGAGAGCCCAAAATTTGGGTGCCCCATCGGGTAGCACCCCCGAGGATAGCAACACAGAGAATGGCAGTGCtgccccaaaaaaggagacgcCCACCCGTTTAGACAACTGCAATAATGCTAATAAGGTAAGGGTGGCCGAAAAATGGGTCAAGCGTTATGAAGCCCCACCTCAGGGTATCGCACAGAAGGGAGAAGAACTCGGGGAGATGAAAAAGGGAGCCACCTTAAAAATGAGCCACAATAAGTTGGTGGTGAGCCCATCCAAATGGGTTCCAAAGGACCCATTTAACAAACCGAAGAGGAGCATGTCGGACGATAAGACCTCTCCCCTATGTAATAGGAGCGGTTTGGCAGACCCGATGGACACATATGGGTCTACTCATCAGGGTGAAAGCAAATTGGGACACCCCGAAAATAGGGGAAAGGACCAAATGGGTTACTACCCACCTAGGGAAACAAATAGAATCGAGTTTGACGAAGAGGGAGGAGATGAGTATCACCTGCTGAACCATCAAAACGGTGAAAGTACCAATGGCTCCTGCTTTGTGCAGGGAGAAGGGGGGCCATACGAAAAGGTGCAATTCATCCCCGCAAACTGCATCATCATAAATGGGGAAGAATATCATCCATTTGTggaagttttaaaaaatgagcaactgATTGACAGCCAGGAGAATCTCACCTACCCTCTGATGTCTCAGTTTATGCAGCCATTTGTGGGgagcaaagggggggttgGAAATGAGGACTCCAATTGTGGCTCCTTTGTAGAGAGGGAAAGCTGCACGGATGAGGACTTCCTTCACCAGAAGGATAAGCTAAGTAGAAGCATCAACTACATTAGGCAAATTAAGAAGGCCAATGAGCAAGCGAGGTACGCCGATTCGAtggaggaaaaggggaagaagaacagaCAAGGGGAGGAGCGTGCCCGGGGGGAAGACGAGCCATACTTTGTGTCCCCTCGTTTTGGCACACTCAGCCaggaagaggtggaagaggaGAGCCAGTCGAACCACGTGAGAGAGGCACCCTCctggggagagaaaaagaacaaaagagTGAACCCTCTGCTGTTGGCCAAGCGCCATTTACGGGAAGGGTTACTAAATAACGCAAGAAAGCAGGGCAACCcgaaaaatggaaggagtGGCAACCCAAACTGGGCGCTGAAAAACGGGCGTGGCGCGCTGCCTCAAAAAACGGGCAAACCGGTGGAAACGCCGCCCAAGGATAGGCGAGTCGAGTTggtgcaaaatggagacCTAGCCCGGGTGCACCTGAATGGTGAGAAGGTAGACACTTCGAATCGGCCGAATGGTCCTAATCGCCCCAACCGCCTCAACCGCCTCAACCTCTCCGATTCGCCAAACTCAACTGAGCTAAAGCGCACGGGGGGGATCTGCAAAAGTGGGGCAAACGGCCGGGCGAACGCCAAGAAGGAAGACTCCCCCATGAAGCGCGACCATGTGAAGGACGAAAAGTGCGCAAAAAAACAGACAAACACAACATTGCGTAGGTGCCCCAAAataggaagcaaaaaaaatgacaccaACAAACCGATTAAGATAAAATCCCACTTCATTTCTaagcaaaataatattcCTATGTATGCAGTATCGATGCGTAACGAGCCACTTAAGTCGGTCAAAATGGCCAAGGAGGAACGGCCACAAAGGCACCACAACGGGAGGCAGCAGTATGGAAGCCAGCAATGTGGAAGCCAGCAATGTGGAAGCCAGCAGTATGGGAGCCAACAATACGGGAGCCTGAACAGGACAGGCAAAATTATCtgcgaaaggaaaaaaatgaagagcaaaGACAAGTCCATTCttttccaaaagggggactcTAAAAAGGACACACATCAGGATACTCCAGTAGAAGCATCCGAAAAGGatgacaaaaataaaatttacaacatTCCTTCCTGCCATAGCTCCAGCTCCTTTGACCACCGTCCTATTCACTCCCTCGATAGCTCCAACCTGAGCTGCGACTCGCAGGAGACGCAACAGGTTAGCACCCTGGCCAGTGTACGCAAACAgaattttgccaaaatgaaggaaatgGTCTCCCGAGAAAGGGAAGCTGTGAGGAGAAGCGCCATCGTTCCGTACCCCAAAAATGGGGCACGCGGTGGGAAGGACAAGtgggaaaacaaaagggaaggcaaGGGGGAAGCCAAAGGGGAACCCAAAAGGGACCCCCCTAAGGAAGCGACCCCCAAAAGAAACGCACTCTGTAGGACGAAGAACGTAGCGCCCATTGAGACCCCCATCTGTGGCAGGCACGAGATAGGGAAGGGCACGAAGGGCATAATGGGGGGCAACCTGACGCACAACTCTGTAGGGACTCAACTGGTGGAAGCCCACAAAGCAGAGGATCACAACAAAAGTGCCCGCAAAccaattttggcaaaaaaaaacaaaagggaaaaataccCTCTCGATATAGAAGCCTCCTACAAGTGCAAAAgcatttacataaaaattaatgtagACACAAATAATGAAGAGCTACTCAAACATACACAGCAGAAGCTGCCAAAAAGAAGCCTagaatttaaattattcacaACCAAGTTTGTTAATGGCTTCATCAAATCGACCGAATCTAAAATTTATAACTCTTCAAgtattattttgcaaaatgcaGAGACTGACGTTTTTTACAACATCACAATTCACGTCTACAGCAGCGTCGTGTCTAGCCTGTGGCTCTACGGGTCCGCTTCGTTCTATTTGACAAAATTTAACGTTGAACGGTTTAAGCTGAAAATGCCTTCTTCGGTCACCTTTAACAAAGAAGGGGATATCAGTAGTGGGGAAAGAAGTGCTCCAAAAGGGGTGCCATCCAGCGTATTAGCCGGGGAGAGGAACGGCGAGTCTAAAGGTGCCTCGCAAAGAGGTGAGCCAAAAATCGACTCGCAGAACACACCCGAGAAGGGCAAACATGGCGAACCCCTCTTCTTTACAAACGCGGAGGGACAAAACACACAGGATTATCTGCTGGACGAGGAGGTGAAAGACATCTCCCTCGATGGCCACTCCTCCAGCTCCTTCGACGATGACCTTTCTTCCGACGAAAGCGACGTCGGGATGGAACATGTGAACATCGGCACCAATTTAGGAGGCTCCCCCAATTTGGCACTTCAGCGCAGCGGTGGTCACAGTGACCATGATGGTGATGAGCAGGCAACTCCTCAACGGGATGACCGGGCAATTCCTCAACGGGATGACCCCAGCCAAAGAAACAACTGCACACACAACGAAGGTGCCGTCGGCAGCTCCACCTATGACGAACTGATCCTAAATTTCCACGAGCTTAACAAAAGTAAAATGAAGAATGAATTCCAAAATGTTCGGTGCGGTAAGGGGGACTCTCCCACATCTGCAGTAGCGGAGAAGGATACATCTAACGGTGAGGAAGAAGACACCCTTCAACATTATCACCGGGTATCATCGCGTGAACAACCCAGTGGAGGTGAAGTTCCCCCAGCGGAGCAACCCACTGCGAGCTACCCACCTGCAACCGTTAAGGAGGAGAACCACCGTGTAGAAAAACCCCCCCACTTTGACAGCTACTTAGACGAAAATAGCGAGgggaatttaaaatttaccaaATTTTTGATAGAAAAGGGGACCCATAAGATAATCCCAGATTCGACTAAACTGGTTTCAAGTGCCTCACTAGTGAAGGAAGACACAAGTTGTTGTTCCTTTGTACTTTCGAGCGCCCGCTCCTTTAAGGATTCCCACGAGAGTGGCAGCGGGAGTGAAGaaccccaaaaggggaaacgaCCACCTGGTGGGGGGCCACCCCTCAAGAGGGACAATAACAATTTGAAAACAAACTTCTTTAGAAGCTGTGCGTCTGACGCTGTGACAAATATTTTGgctgaagagaaaaaatccCCTGAAGTGGAGGAACGTCTCCCCATGTTGGGGGCACATAAAGAAAAGCTAGCGCAGATAGGTCGCGTGCTAAGTGAGAAATGGGCAGAAGATAATAACTCAAATTGTATGAACATTGCCCATGAGGTGGGAGGCATCCCTAATGAGAGTAATCCACACACAATTAAGAGgcaccatttgggggggctAACCCGTGTGCATTTACCCCCAAGCGGAAAAGAGACAAAGGGAGACCATTCGAGAAGGCACCTTCATAACAGCTTTGTTCAGATCCCCTCcatggaaaaatggaaaaaagaaaatggccTGAGGAATGACTCGCATCCGTTGAGTGGAGACCCACAGCCAGCCGAGAAAGAACCCAATTCGGCATCAAGTCTGGTCTTCTCGAGGGGCACATTTGTGCACAAACATGAAGATGCTAATGCAGACGGGTTGGAGGCGGCGCAGGGGAGAGATGCACAAAATGAGGTGAGCCTGTTGAGCGAAATTAGAAATGTTGAGAAGAGCACTGATGAGGACTCCCCCCATTCGAGTGACCTCTCTGCATCTGGCCACGTCCAGGTAAAAGCAAAGCAATGCACAAGTGTATCGAACGAACATGGACCCCTTTCCAGGGACACCCCTTCGCATgacaagggggaagaactcTCCAAAGGCAATTTTCGAGCCGATAAAGCTCCCACATTTAGGGATGAGGCTGCCAAATGGGGTCAGCCGAACAGGTCCGATGTTAAGGAGGCGACCGACTCGAACTGCAACAGATGGAttcttcacaaaaatggaaatgtaGCCAATAAAGCGAGTGCTCCTAATGGAGTGAGCGCGCAGAGTGGCATCCCAAACGGTAAAGCGGTTCACAAATTCGGCCCATGGATGAACAGAGGTTGTTACCCCCCACAGGGCAAGTACACTCTGCCCGGGGTGTCTCCTTACAAGGCACACCAGGGTAGAAGCGTTGCCATGTGCAACCCGGTGATCAATCCGATGCTCAATCCGGTGATCAATCCGGTGAGCAACCCAGTGATCAATCCCATGTGTAGTGCCACGCCAGACAAGCTAACCAAATTGCAGAGCAAAAACGTACCAGTGCAATTTCGCACACGtgcggaggaggaaaaagtgAAGTACGCACAGCGCCCCTATTTTAACAAAACCAACGGGATGGTGAAGCTACCCAACGGGGGTTACCTACTTCAGGGGAACAATACAGTGGGGCATACCTTAGGCGGGGATTTTGCGAATAAGTTCGCGCAAATTGGGGAGGAACGCTCGCCAATCGGGGTGCGAAGCGGTATACCAAGCGGGGTGCGAAGTGGTATACCAAGCGGTTTGCGACGCGGTACACCAAGCAGTTTTCGAAGCGGCATTACCAACGGGgtggaaacaaaaatgcacaactCGGAGGACCTGCTGTACCGAAGCGACAACTACAAAAGTGCCCGATGCGCGTACGGGGCTGTGGACGTCCCGCCTCTTTACACCACGGGTAAAACTGCCTTCAGTAAAGATCCGTATGTGGACCTTCCCCACTACGCTCTGAGACAGAACTACAATGGAGCGAACTGCCCAAGTGCACCCACACAAGTGGTTGCCAACCAAAATGCCGAAATGTATGCAAAAGAATCTGCACCAAAAATTCCCTCCTGTGAAGAGAGCACCACAAAAGATACACCCCATGATGGTGTAAACCTACCCCTTAGAAAAAGCAACCCTGAGGAGGACGGGTTACCAATTGTGGGGGTACTTTCCCACAAGGGGGAACCCCAAACGGGCGCAAATAATTACCCCCCAAGTGGAGACAACAACCCCCATAAGGACCTTAACCAGGCGGGAGATAACAGCTCTTACAAGAAAGAGCCCACTCCGACGTTCCAGACGTATCTCAATGGGGAAACAGCGGATTCTCTCCAAGGGGGGTTCCTACCTGGGCAGCCGGGGGGACCCCGCAGCGGGAAGCAGAATGTCAACACGGTCAGCAGTGGCCAGCAACACATCAACCCGGTCAGCAGTGGCCAGCAACACATCAACCCGATCAGCAGTGGCCAGCAACACATCAACCCGATCAGCAGTGGCCAGCAACACATCAACCCGATCAGCAGTGTCCAACGTAATATCAACCCGATCAGCAGTGGCCACCACAATGTCAACCCGCTCAACGGTAGCCTCCCCAATGGCTCCCACCCCCCAACAAGCAAACTTCCTGCCAGCATGCAGGGCATCACCGACAGGCACCTACGGCAGAACGGCTCACCAAACAGCGGACCTGCGCTGTACAACCCCATTGTGGGAGCCAACATGCCCAGAGTAAATAACAACATTAAAATGTTCGCCTTTAACGAGGAAGGCATAGAAGCTCACCttgaaaatcaaaaaaggaacaaaaaccaggggaagaaccccctTTACCCTTACATGCAACAAAATATGCGCAACTACGGTGCACAAATGccaaacaatttttataacttcaAAAATGGATGCTACCAACCGAGTGGTAGCCCCCCCGACGATGCAAAAATCAGAGCAGCATGTCTAAATCAGCATGCAATGAACcagaataaaaatgttttaaaaaaaggaagcgaacAATATTTCGGAAGGGCTGTGCCAAAACCCGCTATGTGTACCTATGCACCATACGGAGATAAGCCATATGCTCCACATAATGCTACCCTACAAAATGAGCACCTCAAAAAATGtagatttttatatacagaAGGACTGCCCAGCGTAGCGACGGAAAatcccttttccgtttttaaAACGAACCAAGAGAAGTTAAGTGGCCCTTACAGCGCCACTGCCAGTGGCAACTTCAACCCGGTTGAACGTGCGGCACATCGTGCTGatcaaaatgtgcaaagCAGAGTCGGGGCATATGCCCCAAACGGTGACGCCCGTCGGGTGGTGGTTCCCGGTAGAGCGGGGCagttcccctccccctatGTCCACTGGCCACAATGTGCACCGCAGAATGTGCTTCACAGGTCGCCCCATAACGCGAATTTTAATAGCTCCCCAATAAACATGCATAGCGAGAAGGAGAACCCCAGTGGCATTTCTCCCCCCGATGGGCGCAGCTCCCCCTGCAGTGGCTATCACCCTCGAGGAGCGAGTCTAATCAAGCAGAGTCCCCCAAGGGAAGAACAGAAAGGGCAAACTGGATATCCGCTCAGAAGTTTAGCCAAGCAGCCGAACCAACAGGGGGCCAAACTAACAAGCTCGCTCGCGTCGCCCAACAAGGTAAAGGGGAACACGCACCTGGCAGTGACTTTCCTCGACGAGCCTTTCATAATAAAAAGCGACGCCCATCAGGGTGGTGAACATCAAGATGGTGCGCATCAAGACGgtgcacataaaaatggtgCATTTCAAGGTGGCCCGCATAAAAATGGCCCATTTCATGATGGCGCGCATCCAAATAAATCCCCCCTCGAGAGTGCCCCCCACATGACTCGCAATCACAACCCAACCAGTGATGAACAGCTCAGCTCTAGTACCCAAGCAAACCTGCCCCACCAGCCAAACAACTGCACAGAGTGGGAGAAATCCGAGGGGGCGCGCAAATTCGATCTAAAGTACaacgaaataaattttaaaagcatCCAGTGTGTAGAGCAGACAAATGGCCAGTTTGCGGACCACATATATAACATGGCCAAAGGTTGCAGCACAGCATGCTCTGCAAGGGAATACACCTACACAGATAACATGTGTGTGAAGAGAGAAAATTCATTtggaaaaagcagaaaattttctcccttttttggacTACGTAATAGTGGTGGCAATCAATCAAATACAGAGACAGAGGATCTCACAGAGTCCACACAAAAGAAGAGTCCCACTGCCAAATCGTTTCAGTTGAGTGTTCAGCTGGGAGATCGCGAGTGGggcaaaattaaattcaCTCGTGAAGACACCCTTGATGATAAGATTAGCGAGTTTATTGAGAGTAACAACTTAAAGAAAATCTTTTTATCCCCCTTTCGGGAAAAATTGAAGTATATGCTGCAAAATGATTTGCCCAAGTGGAGCATGAGCATTACTGATCTGCTCTGA
- a CDS encoding glutamate dehydrogenase (NADP+), putative (encoded by transcript PVX_085625A), with amino-acid sequence MQQERDSTGRFVVVDKSAGNYEALIEQEMNKVYERVKQLDANQAEFLQAFHEILYSLKPLFMEEPKYLPVIEMLSEPERVVQFRVCWIDDHGIQRKNRCFRVQFNSILGPYKGGLRFHPSVNLSIVKFLGFEQIFKNSLTGLSMGGGKGGSDFDPKGKSDSEILKFCQGFMNELYRHIGPCTDVPAGDIGVGGREIGYLFGQYKKLANHFNGTLTGKNVKWGGSNLRIEATGYGLVYFVLEVLKSLNISVEKQTAVVSGSGNVALYCVQKLLQLNVKVLTLSDSDGYVLEPNGFSDGDLNFIIELKEVKKGRIKDYLKHSSTATYFPNEKPWGVPCTLAFPCATQNEINLEDAKKLHKNGCVLIGEGANMPSSVEAINYFKSNQIIFCPSKAANAGGVAISGLEMAQNFQFTKWTREDVDEKLKEIMKNIFVACSESALKYTKDKYDLQAGANIAGFLKVAQSYIEQGCF; translated from the coding sequence ATGCAGCAGGAGCGCGACTCGACGGGGCGGTTCGTGGTGGTGGACAAAAGCGCGGGGAACTACGAAGCCCTGATCGAGCAGGAAATGAACAAAGTGTACGAGCGGGTGAAGCAATTGGATGCCAACCAGGCGGAATTCCTGCAGGCTTTTCACGAAATTTTGTACTCGCTCAAGCCCCTCTTCATGGAAGAACCAAAGTACCTGCCCGTCATCGAAATGCTATCAGAGCCCGAGCGTGTGGTTCAATTCCGCGTGTGTTGGATAGACGACCATGGCATCCAACGGAAGAACAGATGCTTCAGAGTTCAGTTTAACAGCATCCTGGGTCCGTACAAAGGAGGGCTGCGCTTTCACCCGTCTGTGAATTTATCTATTGTGAAATTTTTAGGCtttgaacaaatttttaagaattcCTTAACGGGTCTGTCCatgggaggggggaaaggaggATCCGATTTTGACCCCAAGGGAAAATCAGACAGCGAAATTCTGAAATTCTGCCAAGGGTTTATGAACGAGCTGTACAGACATATAGGCCCCTGTACAGACGTGCCCGCAGGGGATATCGGAGtgggaggaagagaaatAGGCTACCTATTCGGTCAGTATAAAAAGTTAGCGAATCATTTTAATGGAACTTTAACAGGCAAGAATGTCAAATGGGGAGGATCCAATTTAAGAATAGAAGCCACAGGCTACGGCCTAGTCTACTTCGTGTTGGAGGTTTTAAAATCGCTAAACATTTCAGTCGAAAAGCAAACAGCAGTAGTTAGTGGCAGCGGAAATGTAGCCCTCTACTGTGTTCAAAAATTGCTACAGCTTAATGTAAAGGTCCTAACCCTAAGTGACAGCGATGGGTATGTTCTAGAACCAAACGGGTTCTCGGATGGAGACCTAAATTTCATCATAGAATTGAAGGAagtcaaaaaaggaagaatcaAAGATTATTTGAAGCACTCATCAACGGCTACATATTTCCCAAATGAGAAACCTTGGGGGGTTCCATGCACCTTAGCCTTCCCTTGTGCTactcaaaatgaaataaatctTGAAGATGCCAAgaaattacacaaaaatggatgTGTCTTAATCGGTGAAGGGGCAAATATGCCATCCAGTGTCGAAGCCATTAACTATTTTAAGTCCAaccaaattattttttgcccttctAAGGCTGCCAATGCTGGGGGGGTAGCCATTAGTGGCCTCGAAATGGCACAGAATTTTCAATTCACGAAATGGACCAGGGAAGACGTAGATGAGAAGCTGAaggaaattatgaaaaatattttcgtgGCATGTTCGGAAAGTGCTTTGAAGTATACCAAGGATAAATACGACTTGCAGGCGGGGGCCAACATTGCTGGCTTTTTGAAGGTTGCGCAGTCGTACATCGAGCAGGGCTGCTTCTAG